Genomic DNA from Gilliamella sp. ESL0441:
TCAACTTTTAAAGATGTTTTTGAGCAAGTCGAAAAAGGAATAGTTGATTTTGGTATTTTACCTATTGAAAACTCAAGTTCTGGTTCGATTAATGAAGTTTATGATCTTTTACAAAAAACCAATTTACATATCATTGGTGAACTTTCATTACCTATTGATCACTGTGTACTTGCTATCGCTGATGCCAAACTGGAGCAAATTGACACTATTTATAGTCATCCACAACCATTTCAACAATGCAGTAACTTTTTAGAAAAATCACCTCATTGGAAAATTGTCTATTGCGATAGTACCTCATCAGCCATGGAGATGGTAGCAAGCCTCAATAAGCCAAATGTTGCAGCAATGGGTAACAAAGACGGGGGTGAATTATATGGACTACAAGTACTTGAACATGATTTTGCTAATCAAAAAGAAAATATCACCCGCTTTATTGTGTTAGCTCGACAACCTGTTGACGTTTCAAATCAGATACCTGCTAAAACAACTATCCTAATGAAAACAGGTCAACAAGCTGGGGCCCTAGTTGATGCATTACTAGTATTGCGCAATCACAACATTGTCATGACGAAGCTGGAGTCTCGACCAATCCACGGTACGCCATGGGAAGAGATGTTTTATATCGATTTGCAAGGTAATCTTAATTCTCATGAAATGCAAACCGCACTCAAGGAACTCTCAGCTATTACCTTATACACCAAAGTGCTTGGCTGCTATCCAAGTGATTCAATTTCATCTCTCATGTAATATATTATTAACACTATGCAAAAATTTTCCAATGCCGTGCTCAAGTGGTATGAACAGTACGGCAGAAAAACGTTACCTTGGCAAATTGAAAAAAGTTCTTACCATGTTTGGTTATCTGAAGTGATGCTACAACAAACTCAAGTTGCTACAGTCATCCCCTACTTCAATCGTTTTATTGAGCATTTTCCTAAGATAACCGATTTAGCGCACGCCCCGATTGATGATGTATTACATTTGTGGACTGGACTGGGTTACTATGCTCGAGCCCGTAATTTACATAAAGCGGCGAAAATGGTTACTGACAAGTTTAAAGGTCACTTCCCTACTCTATTTGATGATGTCGTTGCTTTACCCGGTGTTGGGCGTTCAACTGCTGGCGCAATTTTATCGCTATCTCAAAACCAACATTACCCTATTTTAGATGGTAATGTAAAACGGGTTTTAACACGCTTTTTTGCAGT
This window encodes:
- the pheA gene encoding bifunctional chorismate mutase/prephenate dehydratase produces the protein MTVNPLLPLRDQINELDAKLLELVAKRRQISTQVIQTKIEANIPVRDLKRERSLINSLIHQGKAYHLDDILIKRLYQVIIEDSVLLQQKILQEKLNHNTIATAKVAFLGPKGSYSHSAARRYASAHFEEMTESSCSTFKDVFEQVEKGIVDFGILPIENSSSGSINEVYDLLQKTNLHIIGELSLPIDHCVLAIADAKLEQIDTIYSHPQPFQQCSNFLEKSPHWKIVYCDSTSSAMEMVASLNKPNVAAMGNKDGGELYGLQVLEHDFANQKENITRFIVLARQPVDVSNQIPAKTTILMKTGQQAGALVDALLVLRNHNIVMTKLESRPIHGTPWEEMFYIDLQGNLNSHEMQTALKELSAITLYTKVLGCYPSDSISSLM